The following are encoded together in the Juglans microcarpa x Juglans regia isolate MS1-56 chromosome 2D, Jm3101_v1.0, whole genome shotgun sequence genome:
- the LOC121250523 gene encoding senescence-specific cysteine protease SAG39-like — MGFTNHCQCISLALILILGALASQAAARTLQDVAMDEKYEQWMAHYGRVYENNYEKEKRFKIFKENAAYIESFNGAGTKPYKLGINQFADLTNKEFTATRNRFMGHECSTKISSFKYENVTVLPSAMDWRKKGAVTPIKDQGQCGCCWAFSAVAAMEGITKLSTGQLISLSEQELVDCDIKGIDQGCGGGLMDNAFQFIQHNQGLTTEANYPYKGVDGTCNTKGEANHAAKINGYEDVPANSEKALLKAVAHQPISVAIDAGGSDFQFYSSGIFTGECGTSLDHGVTAVGYGITNDGTKYWLVKNSWGTEWGEEGYIRMQRDIDAEEGLCGIAMQASYPTA, encoded by the exons ATGGGGTTCACTAACCATTGTCAGTGCATTTCTTTAGCTTTGATCCTCATTTTGGGAGCTTTGGCTTCTCAAGCCGCTGCACGCACCCTCCAAGATGTAGCAATGGATGAGAAGTATGAGCAATGGATGGCTCATTATGGACGTGTATATGAGAATAATTATGAGAAAGAGAAGcgtttcaaaatattcaaagagAATGCTGCATACATAGAATCATTTAATGGTGCAGGAACCAAACCATACAAGTTAGGAATCAACCAATTTGCAGATCTTACAAATAAAGAGTTCACAGCGACGCGAAATAGATTCATGGGGCATGAATGCTCGACAAagatttcttccttcaaatatgaaaatgtaACTGTGTTGCCTTCTGCAATGGACTGGAGAAAGAAAGGAGCTGTAACACCCATCAAAGACCAAGGCCAATGTG GATGTTGCTGGGCATTTTCAGCAGTAGCAGCCATGGAGGGAATTACTAAGCTATCAACTGGTCAATTAATCTCTTTGTCTGAGCAAGAGTTGGTTGACTGTGACATTAAAGGAATTGACCAAGGTTGTGGTGGTGGCTTGATGGACAATGCATTCCAGTTCATCCAACATAATCAAGGCCTCACTACAGAAGCCAACTATCCTTACAAGGGTGTTGATGGAACCTGCAATACAAAGGGAGAAGCCAACCATGCAGCCAAGATAAATGGTTATGAAGATGTGCCGGCCAATAGCGAAAAGGCACTTCTTAAGGCTGTAGCTCATCAACCAATTTCTGTTGCCATAGATGCTGGAGGCTCcgattttcaattttattcaaGTGGTATTTTTACAGGAGAATGTGGCACTAGCCTAGACCATGGTGTTACCGCCGTTGGTTATGGGATCACTAATGACGGGACCAAGTATTGGTTGGTGAAGAACTCATGGGGTACTGAATGGGGTGAAGAAGGGTACATAAGGATGCAAAGAGATATTGATGCAGAGGAAGGCCTATGTGGTATAGCAATGCAAGCCTCTTATCCAACTGCATAA